CATGCCCATTGGGGGCCAGCAGCAGATTACGTGGCTTGATATCGCCGTGAAGGTAACCTGCCGTGTGCAAAGCCCCCAGCGCTTGAGCCGCCTGCCGAGCAATCCACAAGGCCACAGGTACGTTCAATTGGCCGCGCACGGCCAACGTGGAAGCCACACTGGAAGCCGTAAGATGTGGTAGCACCAAATAATACGGCGGCCGGTGAATGTGAGCCGCTAAAACCGGCAGCAAATGCTTGTGGGCTACGCAACGGCCGACCGTGGCTTCTTGTCGGATGCGCGCCACGGCTGCCGGATGATCGTGCCACTCTTCACGCAGTACTTTAATCACATATGCGGGCGCCAAATTCGCGTCGTCTTTCGCTTCAGCGGGTCGCGCACGATAAGCTCGCGTCAACGTTCCTTCCCTCAGCCGCGAGACTAGCAGCCACGGACCCAACCGCAACGGTGCGGTAACCGCCGTGCGATTTTCAACTGCGGAGGTCTTGATTGAATTCAGCGCACCCGTCCAGTCAGCGCGCAGCGGCGTGCTGCCAAATGCCTGATCGGATGCAAGAGATGCCGACATTGCAAAGCGAGCGAGGAGGGACGTGCGGGCGGAAAACGAGGAGGGCTAGTCGTTGTTATCGGCCAATCGACTGACAAGAATTGAACCCATTGATCATGTTGCTCGCAACATTCTTCATCCAGAATGGGGCCAATGCCTGGATGCGATTAATGCCCCTGCGGACCGTGCCCGCCTTGCATTTCCCGGCGCTGCTCTGTTGCTTCCAGCTCACGCCCCTCGGGACTGTCTTGGGTGGAGCGCACAGCCGATGTTCCCCGCCGGGCCATTAGAAACATAAAAATTCCGAACGCCAACATGACCAAACCGCACCACAAATTCACGTTGTAGCCCAGGGAGTTGTCGTAAATAACGTGTTTTTCGAGGATGTCGAATTGCGTCAAGATGCCAAACGCCACCAGCATTGCGCCAAGCACGGCAAACAACAAGCCAATTGGAAAGCGAATATCCAGGTGCATGAATTGTTCCTTTTGCAGGTGGCAATGAGTTAGCGGAAAATCACGTTGAGTACGACGACCAGCGCTAAGACGACAATTCCCAGCGCCGCCGGCCGTTGATACCAAGTTCGGGCATCGTCTTTAGGACGTTCGGTCAAAGAATAAACTAGACCGACGAGTTCTCGATCCTCACGGGGTTTGGTCAGCAAGCTAAGGACAATGGTAACGATAAAGCAAGCGGCGAACGCATAAATGGCGCCCCAGAAGTTTCGCGCCATCTCGCTGGGATACGTGTGCGTCACGCTGATCCATCCACCTTGCAAACCAACCGCGGCGCCGGCGGGCAACGTCAATGCCACGTGGATTGCTGCAGCTGCGGTCCCTGCCAGCAGACCGAAAAAAGCGCCGTGGCCTGTCGTTCGCTTCCAAAACATACCGAGCAAGAACGTGGCGAACAAGGGTGCGTTAACAAATCCAAAAACAAGCTGCAGCATGTTCATAATGTTGTTGAACCGCGCGGCCACATACGCCGTGGCCACGGATAGCGCAATTCCCCAGATCGTGGTGAACCGTCCCATCCACAAATAATGCCGGTCGCTTGCCCCGGGGTGGATATAGGCTTGATAAATGTCGTAAGTCCACACCGTGTTGAATGCCGTCACGTTCCCCGCCATGCCCGACATGAAGCTGGCCAACAGCGCCGTCAGCCCCAATCCCAACAATCCGGTCGGAAAATATTGCAGCAACATATTGGGAATCGCCATGTTGTAGTCCAGTTCCGGCTTTTTCGTTTCTTCATTCAGGATGACAGGAATAAGCCCTTTCGGCAAAACCTGATCTTGGGCCGCCATCTGAGCATTCGCCGCCGCCGCCTCGGGAGAAATGCCTTGCATGTCACCACGCATGGGCACCACGACAGCAATAATCCCCGGGACAATCACTAACGCCGGAAAAAACATTTTGGGTATGGCGGCAATCAGCGGAGTACGACGGGCTGCCGACATCGAATCGGCCGCCATTGCTCGCTGAATCACCAAAAAATCGGTGCACCAATATCCAAACGACAATACAAATCCCAGCCCCATGGCCAAGCCAATCCAAACCATCCACATATCCTGCGGGCCGGTAGGAGTTCCTCCCGGCGGGCGAAAACCAGCCATTGTCTCCACGCTGGGGCCGGACCACGAATGCACAAAATCCGGTACTTTTTGTTTCAACCCTTCCCAGCCTCCGACGTTGATAAGGCCCAGCACCACCAACGGCAAAAAGCCGGCCACAATTAGAAAAAACTGCAGCACCTCGTTGTAAATTGCGCTGGTAAGGCCGGCCATGAAGATGTAAACCAACACGATCAGCGCCGTAACAACGATGCTCGTATCAAAAATGTATTTTGGCGGCAGATTCAGCCAGGCAAATAATCCGTCAAAAATTTTCAGCGTCACAATCAGTTTGGCCATCACAAACATCGACATGCCGGAGGCAAAAACCGTCATCACGGCAAACGTCGCGGCGTTCCAGGCCCGCGTCTTCTCGTCGAAGCGAAGCTTCAAATATTCCGGCACCGACCGGGCCCTGGAACCATAGTAAAACGGCATCATAAAAATGCCCACAAAAACCATCGCGGGAATCGCGCCGATCCAATAAAAATGGCTGGTGGCGATTCCGTATTGCGCCCCAGATGCGCCCATACCAATCACTTCCAACGCGCCGAGATTGGCGGAAATAAATGCCAAACCAGTAACCCAGGCCGGCAAGGAGCGACCGGAAAGAAAAAAATCGGTGCTGCTGCGAGTGGTGCGCCGGAGCATAAAACCTATGCCCAGCACGAACACGAAGTACACCAGCATGATGGCCCAGTCGATGTACGTTAAATTCATGCAATAACCTCACTCCCGATGAGATATGCCCACGAGTTTCGATTGTCGAAGACGGTGTACGAGCGCAAACCGATGAGTCGGCGCCGGCGGCAAACTGTCGGTCGTCGTCAGCATCCCGATAGCGCGTGCCGCTCCTCCCTTGGCACCGCCACGATCAGTGATCGTACTCTAATCGCAACCGCTACGCAAACAAGGGGCGGGGCACTTTTTGTAACCTGGCACCCTGGCCGGTCCAGTAGCTTCCTCGCCGTGCAAAACCTTGCCGATCGTGGTGAGTTTGCCGAACTAAGAGGAACGACAGTCATGCCGTCTCTTCGTGCAACTCCAGCAAATGCCCGGCCGGATCGCGCAAATAGGCCGCCCGGCCCCAATCGTAATTTCGGGCGGGGATTTCAACAGCAATTCCCCTCTGTCCGAGTTCTGCGACTGCCTCATCCAGATTGCTTACCGCAAAGCCCACATGATTTTCGCAGGGCGGCCATTGCGGCTCGGGCTGGTAAAGCTTGTGAATGAGAAGCTGCACGCCAGCCTCTCTAAAAATTGCTATGCCTTCGTCGCGAAACACGGGCTTGGCATTCAACAGCCGCTCGTAGAAATTCACTACGGCATCTACCTTGTCGGTAAAGATTGCCCGTTCGCAGAGCTTCATGTATTCTCCCGTTTGGGCTTTCCACTATAACCGTGCGGGTTTTTTTTGTGCCAGTTCCATGCCGATTCAATAATGCTGTGCAGCTCCGGATATTTCGGCTGCCAGTTTAACTCTTTGCGGATTTTTTCGCTGCTGGCAATCAACACTGCCGGGTCCCCTGGCCGGCGCGCGCCATTCTGAACCGGAATTGCGTGGCCGGTGATTTTACGTGCCGTTTCAATCACTTGCTTCACGCTGAAACCTTGCCCATTGCCCAAGTTATAGACGCGACTTTTCTGGTCGATGGCTTTCATCGCCAGAATATGGGCTTGGGCCAGATCAGCCACGTGAATGTAATCTCGTACACAGGTTCCATCCGGCGTGGGATAGTCGCTGCCAAAAATCGTAACCGATTCGCGTTGCCCCAGCGCCACTTGCAGCACAATCGGAATGAGATGCAACTCGGGATGATGGTCTTCGCCCCGCTCCGCCGTGGCGCCCGCCGCGTTGAAGTATCTCAGGGCAGCGTAGCGCAGCCCGTGAATTTTATCCAACCAATACAGCATGCGTTCTAAAATGAATTTCGATTCGCCATACGGACTGCCCGCCACAAGCTGTTCGTCCTCATCAATGGGCATTTTTTTCGGCGCATCGAACAAATTGGCCGTGGACGACAAAATGAATTTCTTCACGCCATACTGCACCATGCTTTGCAGCAGGTTCAAGCCATTGGTTACGTTTTCCCCAAGATATTGAAACGGATGCTTCATCGATTCGCCCACTAAAGTGTGCGAAGCAAAATGCATGACCGTGTGCGGCTTGTGCTGAGAAAGTGCTTGATCGATAGCCGTCCGATTCGCCAGATTGCCTTCGATGAGCGTGGCCTGAGGATGAACGGCTTCCCGGTGGCCTTGATACAAATTGTCGAACACGACAACTTGTTCTCCCGATTGCACCAATTGCTCCACAACCACGCTGCCAATGTAACCCGCGCCGCCTGTCACAAGAACCGACATTCGCATTTACCCTTCTTTGGATTCTGAAAGTTCACGCAAGCGCTGGGCTGCCTGCTCGGGAGTTAAATCACGCTGCGCTTCGGCCAGCATTTCATAGCCGACCATAAATTTTTTGACGGTCGCCGAGCGCAACAGAGGCGGATAAAAATGTGCGTGCAACTGCCAATGAAACCAATCTCCCGCCGCCGTCGGTGCGCCGTGCCAACCCATCGAGTAAGGAAAGGAGGTTTCAAACAGTTGATCGTATTTGCTAAGCAGCCGTTTGAGTGCGTCGGCCAAAGCAGCGCGCTGCACTGCATTCAAATCGGGCAGGCGCAATACCGCTTGCCGAGGCAAGAGCAGCGTTTCGAACGGCCATGTGGCCCAATACGGCACTACGGCCACCCAGTGTTCGTTCTCAACGACAATTCGTTGCTGCTGCTCTTGTTCGAGTTGCAAGTAATCTAAAAGCAGCTTAGTACCGTGCCGCTGCAAATAGTCGCGCTGCTGCTGATCTTCCTTGGCCGGCTCGTTAGGCAATTGATTGCTGGCCCAAATTTGGCCGTGGGGATGAGGATTCGAGCAGCCCATCACCTCTCCCTTATTCTCGAAAACTTGCACCCAGCGATAGGTTTTTCCCAGTTCTTCGATTTGCTCCGACCACACGTCGATTACTTTCCGAATGTCCGCGAGCGGCATTTTCGGCAACGTGAGATCATGCCGCGGCGAAAAGCAAATGACCCGGCACGTTCCGGCAACATTCTCACGCCGTAGCAAACCTTGGGTCGGAGAATCCTCTTGTGCCAAGCCGCTTGCGCCCGCAGGCGCAAACTCCGGCAACAGCGCTGGGAAATCGTTTGTGAACACAAACGTTTCGGTATATTTTGGATTCTGCACTCCCGCGGCACGGGCGTTTCCAGGACAAAGATAGCAAGTTGGATCGTATGGTGGGTAGTTATCGGCTGCCACGCTTTCGCGCTTTCCCTGCCACGGTCGCTGGGTGCGATGCGGCGAAACCAATATCCAATCGCCGGTCAGCGCGTTCAATCTGCGATGAGGATGGTCTTGAACATTCATAACGGCCGGCTGGGAAAAGCTCGAGCGCCTTGCGCCGGTCGGCTGGTGAACAGCGCTGGCTTAATGCCCGTTTGTTTGTGGTAGCGGTCGTAAAGCAGCTGCGCAACATTTGCCGCCGCACTGCTCTTCACCAGGCTGACGGTGCAGCCGCCAAAGCCGCCGCCCGTCATGCGGGAGCCGATTACGGCTCCGTCTTGGCCAATTTCCTGAGCCAAAGCAACCAGCAAATCTAACTCTGCGCAACTAACTTCGTAATCATCACTCAGCGAATTGTGGCTGGCGTACATTAACTGTCCCACTTCGTTCCAGCGGCCCGCGCTAATGGCCAAGGCAGCTTTTTCGGTCCGGTCAATTTCCCCGATCACATGGCGCGCGCGACGGTAGTTTACGTTTCCCAGTTTGTCTCGCGCTGCTTCCAAGTGTGCCACGGTTGCATCGCGCAGTGTATCCACGCCCAATACTTTAGCCGCCGCCTCGCATTGAACACGACGTTGGGCATATTCGCCGCCGGTCAATTCGTGCTTGACGTTGCTATTGGCGATCAGCACGGTGACATCGGCAGCAGTAAACGGGACGAGTTTTGCTTGTTGCGATCGGCAATCCAACAGCATCAAATGATCGGCGGTGCACAGCACACTGCTGAATTGATCCATTATTCCGCAGGGCACGCCGGCATATTGATGTTCTGCTTCCTGGCACAACAGCGCTTTTTGCACTGGCTCCAGCGATTTGCCGAGCATCGCCTCCAAAAGCGTGGCGGTGGCCACTTCCAAGGCTGCGCTGCTCGATAATCCTCCGCCCAACGGCACATTGGACAGAATCACGGCCTCGAAGGCCGGCACGCTAAAGCCGCGCGCCACAAAACCCGCGATTACCCCCTGCACGTAGCTGGACCAAGTAACTGGGCCGGGCGAAATTTTCCCCGCCACTTGCAGCGTTGCAGCTTCCTGCTTGTTCATGCTGAAAACGCTTGCGGCTGGTTGGCCATCGCCGCCGCGGTGATCTGTCGACTTGGCTGCGGCAATCACCACGTACCGTTCAATCGCCATCGGCAACACAAATCCGCCGTTATAATCGGTGTGCTCTCCGATGATGTTGACCCGCCCAGGCGCAATCGCCAGATACTGTGGCTCACGCGAATACCGTCGGCGGAATTCATTTGCCGCTTCTTCCCGAAGTTGGTCCGCGGAATTGGTAGCCGTCTCAAGTGCTGCAATTGCTTCTGGCATATTCATGATCCCTGCTGCTGATCGCGCCTAACTCTAAATCGCTCACGAAATCAATGTAATCTGTTGCCGTGCGAAAGGCGACTGGGTGACTAATTGCACATCTGGTGGCCAGAATAAATAGCTAGAATCATAAATTTCAACACTTATCTCCGACCAAGCGCAGCATTTGTTCGTGCAGCGGCATGGTGGCGGCAGCCACAAACCGAGGAGCGTTTAAATCCAGCGGCCCGCCGCTGTAATTCGTAATGATGCCACCAGCTTCGTGAATTAATAATGCCCCGGCCGCCACGTCCCAGGGTTTGGTGTTCCCGCCCCAATAGGCATCAAAACGTCCGGCGGCGACATACGCTAAATTCAGTGCGGCCGAGCCGGTGCGGCGAATCGCCTGCGCAGCTACTGCCATGCGCAGCATTTCGGCCAGTTCACGAGACTGAGGAGTCATCTTCGGCGGCAAACTGACAACGACCACTGCCCGGTCGATTTGCTCCACCTCGCTGACGGCAAGTTTGCACCCATTCCGATGTGCTCCTCGACCCGCTTGGGCCGTAAAGCACTCCTGCGACACCGGATCGTATACCACTCCGCAAATCAGTTCACCTTGCCGCTCCAGGGCTACAGAAACGCAATAATGCGGAATCTGATGCACGTAGTTGGTGGTTCCGTCGAGCGGATCAACAAGCCAACGATACTCAGCATCGGCCGGGCCCATCGGGCTTCCTTCCTCGCCGAGAAACGCGTGCTTTGGATACGCCGTCAGTAATATCCGCCGGATTTCTTCCTGGCTGGCCACATCGGCTTCCGTGACCAAATCGGCGGGGGCCTTCTCTCGGGCGGCAAATCGGCCGATCCAATCCAAAAGCACCTGCCCCCCGGCCCGGGCGGCGTGTTCGCATGTCGGTAGATAATCGTCCATGGGGTTATCCCGGGTACAAAAATGGTTATTTTCTGCGGAAAAACGCGGGTTAGTACCCCTCTGGCGCGGTCGGATTCGATTGAATCACAACCCCGCGTGGGGTTAATCTTGGGGTAATTAATGATGCTCCCCGAAAGTGGGGCAAAAAGAATCTTTGAAATTTTTTTGCTAAATGCTGGACTTTTGAAATCTACTTGTTATCATCGCGGTTGTGGATAGAAGAAGTCGACGTTAGCGGAAAACATTCGGTCCTTTGCTCACAAGAATCTTGGTGCAACTGACTCATCCTTATCATCCTGCTGAGTGATCCGCAACTACGGCCTCTTCTCTGTTCCGGCCCCGCCGACTTACGCAAGTGAGCGGCGGGGTTTTTTATTGGATTTTTCCGTCGCCTTTGTTAAATCGTCTTTTGGAAGATGAGTGTTGTGTGGCAGCTTGCTGCAAACTCTGCACGAATTACGTGCCCCGCCTGGAATGCCACGCTCGATCTACAGCATCCTGACCGTGGCTTGATGCTGCGGTTGGCAAACAGCGGCGGCAATCTAGAATCGTCCAAGGCATCATCCCCGTTGCAAATTTTGGCGGCGAAGTTTGGAAACGAGGAACCCCTCGTCCCGGCGCATATTGACGCTTATGTGCGCGGCAATGATTTGATAGCGAGCTACGACGCTGCCGGGTCACAACAGATTCGCGTGCAGATTTACTGGCGGTGCCTTACCCCTGCGGAGTTTGCTCCTGCGGCTGCCGACCAAGTACTCGCAGCCTTCGATTTAATTTTCTCGATGAACACTAGTTTGCTCGACAGCGAACCAAAATCACAGGTCCGATCAGTCTTTTCGTCTGAGTGCGCAATGCTGCATTTGAAACCGTCGGCCTCAAAAAAATTCCATCCTGAGCAAATCCAATTGCCGGTCGCTTCGACCGCCACGGAGCAGGGTCTGGTCTTCACGGCGGCAAACCAAGCCACGGGATGCTTCATGGTACGCCGGGAAGCTTGCCCGTTCTCTTACGTGGAAATGGTTCACCCGAACGATTTTTACCGAAGTTCGATTGTCGCTTCATCCCTGCCCTCGCCAAGCCAAAGGCCGCCGGCCGAGACGAACCGAATTGCCATCGAACACAATCTCTTCCCTTTAAGATTGGAAAAGGGAGTCATCCTAAAGGCCCGGGTTCGTTCGGCGGTAATCTCCCGCCAGCAGGATGAAGCCACGGTCGTGGCGGCATACCAGCAATTCCTTTCCACCGAACTGCCGCTAACCGCCTGAATAAAATCGCCCCAGCACCGTCCGTCAACGCTGTGTTGTGTTACGGCACAGACCGGAAGTCGCCAGAACTCGGATAGGCAAATCTTCCGCTCTTTACTAAACTTCCCCATTGCTTACCCGTGTCAATTGCTCACCTGGGTCAGGCATCGATGGGATTTCCGTAGAAAAATCGTCGGGCAAGGAGGCACCCATGCCGCAGCGGCCATTCCGCTTCTTACACGCTGCCGATTTACATCTGAGTCGCCCTTGCCAAGCCGCCGGCGAATTGCCGGAGCACCTTGTCGATCTTCTGATCGACGCGCCCCTGCGCGCCGCGGAAAAGGTCTTCGATGCCGCCATCAATCAGCATGTCGATTTCGTCTTGCTGGCAGGCAACGTGATTGATCCGCGTTGCTCCTCTCCGCGCGAACTGCTGTTTATTGTTGAGCAATTTCAACGACTTGCCAGCCACAATATTGTCGTGTACTGGTCTGGCGGGCTTATTGATTCAATCGACGATTGGCCTGAATATGTGTCCTGGCCGAGCAACGTCCGTCGGTTTCCACAGAATCGAACCCAACGGTATCGGCACGAAATTACCGAGGCGCCATTGTGCGAAATCATTGGCTGCGGCCACGACGATAACGAGCCAAGTCGACCCTACCAGTTTGCGCCCAGTAATTCAGAACTATTTTCAATTGCCGTTACTCATGCGTCCTGGAATTCGAGCGCGCTGGGCGAGATGAATGTGAACTACTGGGCCTTGGGCGGCCAGCAGCAGCGCTCGACGCCGCTGCAAGCCGGCAGCGTGGCACATTTCTCCGGGAGTCCCCAGGGACGCAATCGCAATGAAACCGGCCCGCATGGGTGCACCATGGTTGCCGTCGATGAACAGCGACGCGTTCAACTTTCGCCGGTTGCCTGTGATGTGCTGCGCTGGATGACGCCGCAATTGTCCGTGTTGGAGAGTTCGAATCGCCAGGAATTGGAATCGCTTTTGCACGACCGCACCGAGCAACTGTTAGCGGCATCGCCAGATGTCCCTTTATTTGTGACCTGGCGCGTAGCCTGCCATGATCCTTGGCGCTCGAAGCTGCAAGATGGATCGTTGGCCTTGGAATTAGTTTCCAAGTTGCGCGAAGAGTTCGGAAATCGGCCCGTAGCGCCCGTTTGGACATTGGCGATCGAACCGGTACCACCCGACCGGCTGCCGGCTGAATGGATTGCAGAAGAAACGCTGCGCGGCGATTTTCTGCGCGCGGCGCAGCAATGTTTGCCGACGCTTTCCGACCTCCAGCCGATAGACGCAGCGATTGAGCCAACCCTGACGACAGCGAATACGCTGGGCCAACCGTCCGTGCCGCCGCTGGTCTTGTCGTTGCCCGACGGTGCGGCCGAATGGGCTGCGCTGGGCGGAATTTCACCTGCCGGAATCGAAGCCATTCAATCGGTCCAAGCGGACGATCCGGAAAGCAATCGCCAGG
This genomic interval from Pirellulales bacterium contains the following:
- a CDS encoding serine/threonine-protein kinase produces the protein MSASLASDQAFGSTPLRADWTGALNSIKTSAVENRTAVTAPLRLGPWLLVSRLREGTLTRAYRARPAEAKDDANLAPAYVIKVLREEWHDHPAAVARIRQEATVGRCVAHKHLLPVLAAHIHRPPYYLVLPHLTASSVASTLAVRGQLNVPVALWIARQAAQALGALHTAGYLHGDIKPRNLLLAPNGHVTLLDLTCTRRLDDAAEMSDPTLYGQPLLGTPKYLAPEMFFGRPADERSDLYSLGLTLYEMLAGKLPAMPDHLPDLVEFKRTARLLNLRNSAPQVQEEVAQLVRCLTAQDPLRRPHTARETAERLMRLEIATLRQRIPA
- a CDS encoding sodium:solute symporter family protein, which encodes MNLTYIDWAIMLVYFVFVLGIGFMLRRTTRSSTDFFLSGRSLPAWVTGLAFISANLGALEVIGMGASGAQYGIATSHFYWIGAIPAMVFVGIFMMPFYYGSRARSVPEYLKLRFDEKTRAWNAATFAVMTVFASGMSMFVMAKLIVTLKIFDGLFAWLNLPPKYIFDTSIVVTALIVLVYIFMAGLTSAIYNEVLQFFLIVAGFLPLVVLGLINVGGWEGLKQKVPDFVHSWSGPSVETMAGFRPPGGTPTGPQDMWMVWIGLAMGLGFVLSFGYWCTDFLVIQRAMAADSMSAARRTPLIAAIPKMFFPALVIVPGIIAVVVPMRGDMQGISPEAAAANAQMAAQDQVLPKGLIPVILNEETKKPELDYNMAIPNMLLQYFPTGLLGLGLTALLASFMSGMAGNVTAFNTVWTYDIYQAYIHPGASDRHYLWMGRFTTIWGIALSVATAYVAARFNNIMNMLQLVFGFVNAPLFATFLLGMFWKRTTGHGAFFGLLAGTAAAAIHVALTLPAGAAVGLQGGWISVTHTYPSEMARNFWGAIYAFAACFIVTIVLSLLTKPREDRELVGLVYSLTERPKDDARTWYQRPAALGIVVLALVVVLNVIFR
- a CDS encoding VOC family protein; this translates as MKLCERAIFTDKVDAVVNFYERLLNAKPVFRDEGIAIFREAGVQLLIHKLYQPEPQWPPCENHVGFAVSNLDEAVAELGQRGIAVEIPARNYDWGRAAYLRDPAGHLLELHEETA
- the galE gene encoding UDP-glucose 4-epimerase GalE — its product is MSVLVTGGAGYIGSVVVEQLVQSGEQVVVFDNLYQGHREAVHPQATLIEGNLANRTAIDQALSQHKPHTVMHFASHTLVGESMKHPFQYLGENVTNGLNLLQSMVQYGVKKFILSSTANLFDAPKKMPIDEDEQLVAGSPYGESKFILERMLYWLDKIHGLRYAALRYFNAAGATAERGEDHHPELHLIPIVLQVALGQRESVTIFGSDYPTPDGTCVRDYIHVADLAQAHILAMKAIDQKSRVYNLGNGQGFSVKQVIETARKITGHAIPVQNGARRPGDPAVLIASSEKIRKELNWQPKYPELHSIIESAWNWHKKNPHGYSGKPKRENT
- a CDS encoding UDP-glucose--hexose-1-phosphate uridylyltransferase, which translates into the protein MNVQDHPHRRLNALTGDWILVSPHRTQRPWQGKRESVAADNYPPYDPTCYLCPGNARAAGVQNPKYTETFVFTNDFPALLPEFAPAGASGLAQEDSPTQGLLRRENVAGTCRVICFSPRHDLTLPKMPLADIRKVIDVWSEQIEELGKTYRWVQVFENKGEVMGCSNPHPHGQIWASNQLPNEPAKEDQQQRDYLQRHGTKLLLDYLQLEQEQQQRIVVENEHWVAVVPYWATWPFETLLLPRQAVLRLPDLNAVQRAALADALKRLLSKYDQLFETSFPYSMGWHGAPTAAGDWFHWQLHAHFYPPLLRSATVKKFMVGYEMLAEAQRDLTPEQAAQRLRELSESKEG
- the galK gene encoding galactokinase; the encoded protein is MPEAIAALETATNSADQLREEAANEFRRRYSREPQYLAIAPGRVNIIGEHTDYNGGFVLPMAIERYVVIAAAKSTDHRGGDGQPAASVFSMNKQEAATLQVAGKISPGPVTWSSYVQGVIAGFVARGFSVPAFEAVILSNVPLGGGLSSSAALEVATATLLEAMLGKSLEPVQKALLCQEAEHQYAGVPCGIMDQFSSVLCTADHLMLLDCRSQQAKLVPFTAADVTVLIANSNVKHELTGGEYAQRRVQCEAAAKVLGVDTLRDATVAHLEAARDKLGNVNYRRARHVIGEIDRTEKAALAISAGRWNEVGQLMYASHNSLSDDYEVSCAELDLLVALAQEIGQDGAVIGSRMTGGGFGGCTVSLVKSSAAANVAQLLYDRYHKQTGIKPALFTSRPAQGARAFPSRPL
- a CDS encoding inositol monophosphatase family protein; translation: MDDYLPTCEHAARAGGQVLLDWIGRFAAREKAPADLVTEADVASQEEIRRILLTAYPKHAFLGEEGSPMGPADAEYRWLVDPLDGTTNYVHQIPHYCVSVALERQGELICGVVYDPVSQECFTAQAGRGAHRNGCKLAVSEVEQIDRAVVVVSLPPKMTPQSRELAEMLRMAVAAQAIRRTGSAALNLAYVAAGRFDAYWGGNTKPWDVAAGALLIHEAGGIITNYSGGPLDLNAPRFVAAATMPLHEQMLRLVGDKC